A genomic window from Rhizobium sp. 007 includes:
- a CDS encoding GcrA family cell cycle regulator: MNWTDERVEKLKKLWSEGLSASQIAAQLGGVSRNAVIGKVHRLSLPGRAKAGGATTTARAPKRNTSAVRAPNYASRMATRTVTRQQGATMLKEEVEIDLMEEMDYRPATNVVVPISRRLGLTELTERTCKWPVGDPLKDDFHFCGCDSPDSSPYCSYHQRLAYQPVNERRRTAARAS; this comes from the coding sequence ATGAACTGGACAGACGAGCGTGTCGAAAAACTCAAGAAGCTTTGGTCCGAAGGGTTGAGCGCGAGCCAGATCGCGGCGCAACTCGGCGGAGTGAGCAGGAACGCGGTCATTGGCAAGGTCCACAGGCTTAGTCTTCCGGGCCGCGCCAAGGCCGGCGGCGCGACGACGACGGCACGCGCGCCGAAGCGCAACACTTCGGCTGTCCGCGCACCGAATTATGCATCGCGGATGGCGACCCGCACCGTCACGCGCCAGCAGGGCGCGACGATGCTCAAGGAAGAGGTCGAAATCGATCTCATGGAGGAGATGGACTATCGTCCGGCCACAAACGTTGTCGTGCCGATCTCCCGCCGTCTCGGTCTGACGGAACTCACGGAGCGTACCTGCAAGTGGCCGGTCGGCGACCCGCTGAAGGACGACTTCCACTTCTGCGGCTGCGACAGCCCGGACTCTTCCCCTTATTGCAGCTATCACCAGCGCCTTGCCTATCAGCCGGTCAACGAACGCCGCCGGACCGCAGCCCGCGCAAGCTGA
- a CDS encoding amidohydrolase family protein, which yields MFAAALLLGLCATASADDVLFENVRIFDGKGAALSAPSNVLVQGNVIAEISTSSIEAEGAERIAGNGRTLMPGLIDAHWHAMLAASTPAEAMGDVSFASILAGDEATDTLMRGFTTVRDVGGPAFGLKRAIDRGIIPGPRIYPSGAMITVTSGHGDFRQITDLPRRTGGLLTPMETIGGAMVVDSPDEVRLRVREQFMQGAVLIKLTAGGGVSSPFSPLDVTTFTEPELRAAVEIAENWGTYVAAHAFTPDAIRKAIAAGVKCIEHGFLMDEATARLIAEKGIWLSLQPLPELMRTGLREGSVERAKADEVWPGIGRTYELAKKYKIKTAWGTDVLFSRALAKQQGAILASLVRWYTPAEALVMATGTNAELLALSGERNPYPGKLGVIEEGALADLLLVEGNPLENIDLVADPANSFKIIMKDGLIYKNTLTQ from the coding sequence ATGTTCGCAGCGGCTCTCCTGCTCGGACTTTGCGCCACCGCGAGCGCCGATGACGTGCTTTTCGAAAACGTCCGCATCTTCGACGGAAAAGGTGCTGCTCTTTCGGCTCCGTCGAATGTGCTGGTCCAGGGCAATGTGATCGCGGAGATTTCGACAAGCTCCATCGAAGCCGAAGGCGCTGAGCGCATTGCCGGCAACGGGCGAACGCTGATGCCCGGCCTGATCGATGCGCACTGGCATGCGATGTTGGCTGCGTCCACCCCGGCAGAGGCAATGGGCGACGTCAGCTTCGCCAGTATCCTGGCCGGCGATGAGGCGACGGATACGCTGATGCGCGGCTTCACCACCGTCCGCGACGTGGGCGGGCCGGCGTTCGGCCTCAAGCGCGCGATAGACCGGGGCATCATCCCCGGTCCGCGCATCTATCCGTCCGGTGCCATGATCACAGTGACTAGCGGGCATGGCGATTTCCGCCAGATCACCGACCTGCCACGGAGGACCGGCGGCCTTCTCACCCCCATGGAGACGATCGGGGGCGCAATGGTCGTGGACAGCCCCGACGAGGTGCGTTTGCGCGTCCGCGAGCAGTTCATGCAGGGGGCCGTTCTGATCAAGCTGACGGCGGGCGGCGGGGTGTCTTCACCCTTCAGCCCGCTCGACGTCACCACCTTCACCGAGCCAGAATTGCGGGCGGCCGTTGAAATTGCCGAGAACTGGGGCACCTACGTCGCCGCGCACGCTTTCACCCCGGATGCGATCCGGAAGGCTATCGCGGCTGGTGTGAAGTGCATCGAACACGGCTTCCTCATGGATGAGGCCACCGCCAGGCTGATCGCCGAAAAGGGAATTTGGCTGAGTTTGCAGCCGCTACCCGAATTGATGAGGACAGGCCTCCGCGAGGGTTCGGTCGAGCGCGCCAAGGCCGATGAGGTGTGGCCGGGCATCGGCAGGACATACGAACTGGCAAAGAAGTACAAAATCAAGACGGCGTGGGGAACGGATGTCCTGTTCTCCCGTGCGCTGGCGAAGCAGCAGGGAGCAATTCTGGCCTCGCTCGTGCGTTGGTACACGCCTGCCGAAGCGCTCGTCATGGCGACCGGGACCAATGCCGAACTGCTGGCGCTGTCGGGCGAGCGCAACCCCTATCCGGGAAAGCTCGGCGTGATCGAGGAAGGCGCGCTCGCGGACCTCCTGCTCGTAGAAGGCAATCCGCTGGAGAACATCGACCTGGTGGCCGATCCTGCCAACAGCTTCAAAATCATCATGAAGGACGGCCTGATCTACAAAAACACGCTGACCCAGTGA
- the ppk2 gene encoding polyphosphate kinase 2, giving the protein MAEAVESRAVELDIRGKKRVFDVDDPVLPDWIDEEALESGDFPYKKKLKEEEYLEELEKLQIELVKVQFWLQATGIRVMALFEGRDAAGKGGAISASSAHMNPRLARVVALAKPNDRELGQWYFQRYIAQFPTAGEFVLFDRSWYNRAGVEPVMGFCTPKQYEDFLKQAPQLEKIIAHEGIHFFKFYLDIGREMQLKRFHDRRHDPLKVWKLSSMDIAALTKWGDYSDKRERMLEATHTEFAPWTVIRANDKRRARLNLIRHMLKKMDYDGKDDKAIGDLDDKIIGAGSGFLK; this is encoded by the coding sequence ATGGCCGAAGCTGTCGAAAGCCGCGCGGTTGAACTGGACATCAGGGGCAAGAAGCGCGTCTTCGATGTCGACGATCCGGTGCTTCCGGACTGGATCGATGAAGAGGCGCTGGAATCGGGGGATTTCCCTTACAAGAAAAAGCTGAAAGAGGAAGAGTATCTCGAAGAGCTGGAAAAGCTGCAGATCGAACTGGTCAAAGTGCAGTTCTGGCTGCAGGCGACCGGCATACGGGTGATGGCGCTCTTTGAAGGCCGCGACGCGGCCGGCAAGGGCGGCGCCATCTCGGCCTCCTCCGCCCACATGAACCCGCGCCTTGCCCGCGTCGTCGCACTCGCCAAGCCGAATGACCGCGAACTCGGCCAATGGTATTTCCAGCGCTACATCGCCCAGTTTCCGACGGCCGGCGAGTTCGTTCTCTTTGACCGCTCCTGGTACAACCGCGCAGGTGTCGAACCGGTCATGGGGTTTTGCACGCCCAAGCAATATGAGGATTTTCTCAAGCAAGCGCCGCAGCTGGAAAAGATCATTGCCCACGAAGGCATTCACTTCTTCAAGTTCTATCTGGATATCGGCCGCGAGATGCAACTCAAGCGCTTCCACGACCGCAGGCACGATCCGCTGAAGGTATGGAAGCTTTCATCGATGGATATCGCGGCGCTCACCAAATGGGGCGACTACAGCGACAAACGCGAGCGGATGCTCGAGGCGACGCATACGGAATTTGCGCCCTGGACGGTCATCCGCGCTAACGACAAACGCCGCGCGCGGCTCAACCTCATCCGTCACATGCTGAAGAAAATGGATTACGACGGAAAGGACGACAAGGCGATTGGCGATCTCGACGACAAGATCATTGGCGCGGGGTCCGGCTTTCTCAAATAA
- the phoR gene encoding phosphate regulon sensor histidine kinase PhoR has product MARIRQQRTVLLAAIVIGLVALAAGMNKWAVLALLVLMIAIVLLNSMPAVQAKLAEPPEVEPEAPASLLPAVSATLAGLDIPVMLLSGDASVLFQNRAAEKAFGEVVIGAHISARLRSPGILDMVGETIATNAPNQIEHSERLPSERVYIVRSAPIDLGGTGNGERFFLLSFRDISEVRRIDRMRSDFVANASHELRTPLASLRGFIETIQGPAKNDPKAQERFLGIMFDQTTRMSRLVDDLLSLSRLELKSHIAPDEKVDLVPLLGHVRDALVPLATEVGVEINLHLPEGKAEVLGDRDELVQVFENLMENACKYGQEGKVVDVHVKNASGEAVEVSIEDKGPGIPAEHVPRLTERFYRVNIEDSRSKKGTGLGLAIVKHILTRHRARLIVKSEIGKGTEFTVRF; this is encoded by the coding sequence ATGGCCCGCATACGGCAGCAGCGAACGGTTTTGCTCGCGGCGATCGTCATTGGCCTCGTTGCGCTTGCGGCCGGCATGAACAAGTGGGCGGTGCTGGCGCTTCTTGTCTTAATGATCGCCATTGTGCTTCTAAACAGCATGCCGGCCGTGCAGGCAAAGCTTGCGGAACCGCCGGAAGTCGAACCGGAAGCGCCAGCGAGTCTGCTGCCCGCCGTCTCCGCAACGCTGGCTGGCCTCGATATACCCGTGATGCTCCTCTCAGGCGATGCCTCCGTTCTCTTCCAGAACCGCGCCGCGGAAAAGGCCTTTGGCGAAGTGGTGATCGGGGCGCATATTTCTGCACGCCTGCGCTCGCCGGGCATTCTGGACATGGTGGGAGAGACGATCGCCACCAACGCTCCCAACCAGATCGAGCATTCCGAGCGCCTGCCGTCGGAGCGCGTCTATATTGTTCGCAGCGCGCCGATCGACCTCGGCGGTACCGGGAATGGCGAGCGCTTCTTCTTGCTTTCGTTCCGCGATATCTCCGAGGTGCGGCGTATCGATCGCATGCGGTCGGATTTTGTCGCCAATGCCAGCCATGAGCTGCGGACTCCGCTTGCGTCGCTCCGCGGTTTCATCGAGACGATCCAAGGCCCGGCAAAGAATGATCCGAAGGCGCAGGAGCGCTTCCTGGGCATCATGTTCGACCAGACCACTCGCATGAGCCGCCTTGTCGACGATCTTCTCTCGCTTTCCCGTCTTGAGCTCAAGTCGCACATCGCACCGGACGAGAAGGTCGATCTCGTGCCGCTGCTCGGCCATGTCAGGGACGCGCTGGTGCCGCTTGCCACGGAGGTTGGAGTCGAGATCAATCTGCACCTGCCGGAGGGCAAGGCGGAGGTTCTCGGAGACCGCGACGAACTGGTCCAGGTTTTTGAAAATCTCATGGAGAATGCATGCAAGTACGGCCAGGAGGGCAAGGTCGTCGATGTCCACGTCAAGAATGCATCCGGTGAGGCGGTTGAAGTCAGCATCGAAGATAAGGGCCCGGGCATTCCCGCGGAGCATGTGCCGCGCCTCACGGAGCGGTTTTATCGCGTCAATATCGAGGATAGCCGCTCCAAAAAGGGCACCGGTCTCGGTCTGGCGATCGTCAAGCATATCCTGACGCGTCACCGCGCACGGCTGATCGTCAAGTCCGAAATCGGTAAGGGAACGGAGTTTACCGTGCGTTTCTGA
- a CDS encoding nitronate monooxygenase family protein — protein MSLPKILTENLRLPVLASPLFIISHPALTLAQCKAGVIGAFPALNARPESQLDEWLAMITEGIAAHNAANPDRPAAPFAVNQIVHMSNKRLEHDLRLCVKYKVPIVISSLGAVPEVNAAVHSYGGIVLHDVINNRHANSAIRKGADGLIAVAAGAGGHAGTLSPFALVQEIREWFDGPLLLAGAIATGGAILAAQAMGADMAYIGTPFIATEEARAADAYKQAIVAGAANDIVYSNYFTGVHGNYLKPSIQAVGLDPDNLPVADPSKMDFEQAVGGAKAWKDIWGSGQGISAIKAVEPVAKLVDRLESEYRAARTRLAL, from the coding sequence ATGTCCCTTCCCAAAATCCTTACGGAAAACCTGAGACTGCCGGTCCTTGCTTCACCGCTCTTTATCATCTCCCATCCGGCCCTGACGCTGGCGCAATGCAAGGCGGGCGTAATCGGCGCTTTTCCGGCACTGAACGCCCGGCCGGAAAGCCAGCTCGACGAATGGCTGGCAATGATCACCGAAGGCATCGCGGCCCACAACGCCGCCAATCCGGACAGGCCGGCAGCACCCTTTGCCGTCAACCAGATCGTCCACATGTCGAACAAGCGGCTGGAGCACGACCTGCGCCTCTGCGTCAAATACAAGGTGCCGATCGTGATCTCTTCGCTCGGTGCCGTGCCCGAGGTGAATGCGGCCGTACACTCCTATGGCGGCATCGTGCTCCACGACGTCATCAACAACCGCCATGCCAATTCGGCGATTAGGAAGGGTGCCGATGGCCTGATTGCGGTAGCGGCGGGCGCCGGTGGGCATGCCGGCACGCTGTCACCCTTCGCTCTGGTACAGGAAATCCGTGAATGGTTCGACGGGCCGCTGCTTTTGGCAGGCGCAATCGCCACCGGCGGCGCGATCCTTGCAGCACAGGCGATGGGTGCAGACATGGCCTATATCGGAACGCCGTTCATCGCGACCGAGGAAGCGCGCGCCGCCGACGCCTACAAGCAGGCGATCGTCGCGGGCGCTGCAAACGACATCGTCTATTCCAATTATTTCACCGGCGTGCATGGCAATTACCTGAAACCATCGATCCAGGCCGTTGGCCTCGACCCGGACAACCTCCCGGTAGCGGACCCATCGAAGATGGATTTCGAGCAGGCAGTCGGCGGCGCGAAGGCCTGGAAAGACATCTGGGGCAGCGGCCAGGGCATCAGCGCGATCAAGGCGGTTGAGCCGGTCGCCAAGCTCGTTGACAGGCTGGAAAGCGAATACCGGGCAGCGCGCACACGCCTCGCGCTCTGA
- a CDS encoding aspartate aminotransferase family protein, translated as MAQAAPLYDTYSRAPLRFERGEGVWLITEGGERYLDFGAGVAVTSVGHGNPHVVGALKAQADKVWHLSNIYEIPGQEALAKRLTDVTFADKVFFTNSGAEALECAIKTARRYQYSKGHPERFHIITFEGAFHGRTLATIAAGGQEKYLEGFGPKAPGFDQVPFGDIEAVRAAVTDATAGILIEPVQGEGGIRPATNEFMKALRQLCDEKGLLLILDEVQSGVGRTGKLFAHEWSGVTPDIMAVAKGIGGGFPLGACLATADAASGMKAGTHGSTYGGNPLAMAVGSAVLDVILADGFLQHVRDVALVFRQGLASLKDRYPDVIENVRGEGLMLGIKAAVPSSELLQAIRAAHLLAIPAGDNVIRLLPPLVVTAEEAREGLARVERAAESIRAAKTKKTA; from the coding sequence ATGGCTCAAGCCGCGCCGCTATATGACACCTATTCTCGCGCCCCTCTGCGGTTCGAGCGAGGTGAGGGCGTGTGGCTGATCACCGAGGGCGGCGAGCGATATCTGGATTTTGGCGCAGGCGTTGCCGTAACATCCGTCGGTCACGGCAACCCGCATGTCGTTGGAGCCCTGAAGGCGCAGGCCGACAAGGTTTGGCATCTGTCGAACATCTATGAAATTCCAGGCCAGGAAGCGCTTGCCAAGCGGCTGACCGACGTCACATTCGCCGACAAGGTGTTTTTCACCAATTCCGGGGCCGAGGCGCTGGAATGCGCGATCAAGACCGCGCGCCGCTATCAGTATTCCAAGGGCCATCCAGAACGCTTCCACATCATCACCTTCGAAGGCGCTTTCCATGGCCGTACGCTGGCGACGATCGCTGCCGGCGGTCAGGAGAAGTATCTCGAAGGCTTCGGCCCCAAGGCACCGGGTTTCGATCAGGTTCCGTTCGGCGATATCGAGGCGGTCCGCGCCGCGGTTACGGATGCGACGGCGGGCATCCTCATAGAGCCGGTGCAGGGTGAGGGCGGTATTCGTCCGGCGACAAACGAATTCATGAAGGCGCTCCGCCAACTCTGCGACGAGAAGGGCCTGTTGTTGATTCTTGACGAGGTTCAGTCCGGCGTCGGCCGCACAGGCAAGCTCTTTGCCCACGAATGGTCCGGCGTCACGCCGGATATCATGGCGGTGGCGAAGGGCATCGGCGGCGGCTTCCCGCTCGGCGCCTGCCTTGCGACCGCGGATGCCGCTTCCGGCATGAAGGCCGGCACGCATGGTTCCACCTATGGCGGCAATCCGCTTGCCATGGCGGTGGGCAGCGCAGTGCTTGACGTCATCCTGGCCGACGGTTTCCTGCAACATGTGCGCGACGTGGCGCTGGTCTTCCGCCAGGGCCTTGCCTCGCTGAAGGACCGCTATCCGGATGTTATCGAGAATGTGCGCGGCGAAGGCCTGATGCTCGGCATCAAGGCAGCCGTCCCGTCTTCCGAACTGCTGCAGGCCATTCGTGCTGCTCATCTTCTGGCCATTCCGGCGGGCGATAATGT
- a CDS encoding regulator, with the protein MSGLETAIRTALNNSDRDNPEVRARIYQSARQALEAGLRKQDITDREAIAHHRHRLETTIHMIEAEERERLHPRQGPPEVPVPPVAEIPPPVRHDERFEHDAPQVGGETRGYSARPAYDESRLDDVHAAASDHLGAAPQTGEGLALESRPSAHLDFRPEGAAKRRKPRKFFSRLLVWCVLIAFIGMGAWWAYKSGLFLTAAERDTSVANPPASTEPEDFDGADEGAANTAPHVDQPVTIDPQNSFSAEWIEIFKPSDAAKIESGPRARTENIAENDGPAVRLISESNGADGNIGISVPKDVLRELAGKSSTIAITLQSTSDEPTQVMVECNFQTLGNCARHRFSVTREKSDALLQVTFDRSLAPSGDGRLMINSDVDGKARGINLYAVRILPGQ; encoded by the coding sequence GTGAGCGGATTAGAAACGGCAATCAGAACGGCGCTTAACAACTCCGATCGCGATAATCCGGAAGTCCGTGCAAGGATTTATCAATCGGCCCGCCAGGCGCTGGAGGCCGGCCTTCGCAAGCAGGATATCACCGACCGGGAAGCGATTGCGCATCATCGTCATCGGCTCGAAACGACCATTCACATGATCGAGGCCGAAGAACGCGAGCGCCTGCATCCGCGCCAGGGTCCACCGGAAGTGCCTGTTCCGCCCGTCGCCGAAATCCCGCCGCCGGTCAGGCACGACGAGCGCTTCGAACATGACGCGCCTCAGGTCGGCGGTGAAACACGAGGCTATTCGGCAAGGCCTGCCTACGACGAGTCGAGGCTTGATGACGTCCATGCCGCTGCGTCCGATCATCTCGGCGCTGCGCCTCAGACCGGCGAAGGCCTAGCGCTCGAAAGCCGCCCTTCCGCCCATTTGGATTTCCGCCCGGAGGGGGCTGCAAAGCGCCGCAAGCCGCGAAAATTCTTCTCGCGGCTGCTTGTCTGGTGCGTGCTGATCGCCTTCATCGGCATGGGCGCCTGGTGGGCTTATAAATCCGGCCTCTTCCTGACGGCGGCCGAGCGCGACACCAGCGTCGCCAATCCGCCTGCCAGTACCGAGCCGGAAGACTTCGACGGTGCGGACGAAGGTGCTGCGAACACGGCGCCGCATGTCGATCAGCCGGTCACGATCGACCCGCAGAACAGCTTTTCTGCGGAATGGATCGAGATATTCAAGCCTTCGGACGCTGCCAAGATCGAAAGCGGCCCGCGGGCACGGACGGAAAACATCGCCGAAAACGATGGTCCGGCCGTTCGTTTGATCTCGGAAAGCAACGGCGCCGATGGCAATATCGGCATCAGCGTTCCGAAAGACGTACTTCGAGAGCTCGCCGGCAAATCCTCGACGATCGCGATCACGTTGCAATCGACGAGCGACGAGCCGACGCAGGTGATGGTCGAATGCAATTTCCAGACGCTCGGCAATTGCGCCCGACATCGGTTCAGCGTCACCCGCGAAAAGTCCGACGCTCTGCTTCAGGTTACCTTCGACCGGTCGTTGGCGCCGAGTGGCGATGGCAGGCTGATGATCAACAGCGATGTCGACGGCAAGGCGCGAGGCATCAACCTCTACGCCGTGCGCATCCTGCCGGGGCAGTGA
- a CDS encoding adenylate/guanylate cyclase domain-containing protein — MSTPALDRKLLAILAADMVGYSKAMEADEGGTIKRLKDIRAELINPAISERHGTVIKLMGDGALVAFDSVVDAVACAAEFQNSVAARNAGLTEPERIVFRVGINLGDVALVDGDVYGDGVNVAARLEHLAEPGGVMVSGTAYDHLQGKLDWPLDFAGEQQVKNISRPVRMYRLRLDGKRARRPLLGMIPRWAETAAAAIVALSLAGGGVWWFLQPESLSGKPSVAVLPFDNYGGDEASGRLADGLTEDIITDLARFPEFEVMARNSTEVYKDKPVDARQVASALHVGFVLEGSIQRQGDRVRITAQLIDAKSGHQLWSEKWDRPAEDVFAVQTEIAEQVTNRLGGGVGLIQEAGRAAAKRKRPENLNAYDYYLLGTEKIENLTKADEEEAITLLNRAVELDPGLARAWVELYHAHDLLGAFGGDPESNRKAAGQAAERAVRLDPSDAEAHAVFGMSLAKKGDMGRAKSELDTALRLAPGSSEILTFYIGYAARFGEPERGAQMVDQVMRLDPNYPMWTSNFFAPAYFMAGRYEDAVKMLERMTPDNYQRWTWVVRSSSLAALGRTDEANASAIEALKQHPDVTVESVISEPGLSTVERNRLIKTMPLAGFPACAKPEALAKLAKPVRLPECEAGKMNPLGQP, encoded by the coding sequence ATGAGTACCCCCGCACTCGACCGGAAGCTGCTCGCGATCCTGGCGGCGGATATGGTAGGCTACTCGAAGGCGATGGAGGCCGATGAGGGCGGCACCATCAAGCGCCTGAAGGACATCCGCGCCGAGCTGATCAATCCCGCCATCTCTGAGCGCCATGGCACCGTTATCAAGCTGATGGGCGACGGCGCGCTCGTCGCCTTCGACAGCGTGGTGGATGCGGTTGCCTGCGCCGCGGAGTTTCAGAATAGCGTGGCGGCGCGCAACGCTGGTCTGACGGAGCCTGAGCGCATCGTATTCCGCGTCGGGATCAATCTGGGCGATGTGGCCTTGGTGGATGGCGATGTGTATGGGGATGGGGTGAATGTCGCCGCGCGGCTGGAGCATTTGGCCGAGCCGGGCGGCGTGATGGTGTCGGGGACGGCATACGATCATCTCCAGGGCAAACTCGACTGGCCGCTCGATTTCGCCGGCGAGCAGCAGGTCAAGAACATCAGCCGCCCAGTGCGGATGTATCGGCTGAGACTCGACGGCAAACGGGCGCGTCGCCCGCTTCTCGGAATGATACCGCGCTGGGCCGAGACGGCTGCGGCGGCGATCGTGGCGCTTTCTCTGGCGGGCGGCGGGGTCTGGTGGTTCTTGCAGCCCGAATCTTTGAGCGGCAAGCCGTCGGTGGCGGTGCTGCCCTTCGATAATTATGGCGGCGACGAGGCTAGCGGGCGTCTGGCCGATGGCCTGACTGAGGACATCATCACCGACCTCGCGCGGTTTCCCGAATTTGAGGTGATGGCGCGGAATTCGACGGAAGTTTATAAAGATAAGCCGGTGGATGCCCGCCAGGTCGCTAGTGCGCTCCATGTCGGCTTTGTACTGGAAGGCTCGATCCAGCGGCAGGGGGACCGGGTACGGATCACAGCACAGTTGATAGATGCAAAAAGCGGCCACCAACTTTGGTCGGAGAAATGGGACAGGCCCGCTGAGGACGTGTTCGCCGTTCAGACCGAAATCGCAGAGCAGGTCACCAACCGCCTCGGCGGCGGAGTGGGACTGATTCAAGAAGCCGGGCGGGCTGCAGCCAAACGTAAACGGCCTGAAAACCTGAATGCCTATGACTACTATCTGCTCGGGACCGAGAAGATTGAAAATCTCACCAAAGCGGATGAGGAGGAGGCCATCACGCTTCTAAACCGGGCCGTCGAGCTGGACCCGGGGCTGGCACGGGCCTGGGTAGAGCTTTACCATGCTCATGATCTATTGGGTGCGTTCGGTGGCGATCCTGAGAGCAACCGGAAGGCGGCGGGCCAGGCGGCCGAACGCGCGGTGCGGCTTGATCCGAGTGACGCTGAAGCACATGCGGTATTTGGCATGAGCCTTGCTAAAAAGGGCGACATGGGCCGCGCCAAATCTGAGCTGGACACAGCCCTTCGTCTGGCTCCGGGTTCGTCCGAAATCCTGACTTTTTACATCGGCTATGCAGCACGCTTCGGTGAACCCGAACGCGGCGCGCAAATGGTCGACCAGGTAATGCGCCTCGACCCGAACTATCCGATGTGGACGTCCAACTTCTTCGCACCTGCCTATTTTATGGCGGGCCGGTATGAGGACGCGGTGAAGATGCTGGAGCGCATGACGCCTGACAACTATCAAAGGTGGACTTGGGTGGTCCGAAGCAGCTCCCTCGCGGCCCTTGGCCGAACCGATGAAGCGAATGCTTCAGCTATAGAAGCTCTCAAGCAGCACCCGGACGTGACTGTTGAGAGCGTGATCAGTGAACCCGGCCTGAGCACAGTGGAGCGCAATCGGCTCATAAAGACGATGCCGCTCGCTGGCTTCCCGGCGTGCGCCAAGCCCGAGGCGCTGGCAAAACTCGCCAAACCTGTGCGACTGCCGGAATGCGAGGCGGGGAAGATGAACCCTCTCGGGCAGCCATAG